The region GGCAAACCAAGTTCATTGTGCAGTAACTCCTGCGCAGACGTTTGCTTTCACAGCGGATCTGTGATTTTAAACGATGATATGAAAATGAGGGTGCATCTATGagttattattgtattatttaattatgttatttttctccAATAATCACGTATTTGTTTGGTCCACAACACgtaagaaaataacaaaaaatgccTAAGTGCTTGACAAGGCAAGACaagtcattttaattcataaatTTGCCTCAGAGGGCCTTACAATCTCTACAACATTGGACAGCCACCATCCTTGGACCCTATTTTCTAAAAccaaatgatattttatttactatCATAGTGGATCATGAttgcttgaaaaatgtcatACAATTAACCTACCTGATTAATATTCTGTTGATCAGCCAAGCAATCAGTCCGTCCACCCATTCATGcacgcacaaacatacagaaacacagattATCCTTGAAGGCCGTGTAAAGCAATATGGATCAAATCCAGAGTCTTGGCTGCTCTGCcatctatgtgtatgtgtgtgcgtgtgtgtgtgtgtgtgtgtgtgtgtgtgtgtgtgtgtgtgtgtgtgtgtgtgtgtgtgtgcgtccacCGTCTGAGTGAATGCACACTGTGAGGTCCATCTGCCCTGTAGCCCCAGAAGATGATATGTCACAATAGATCAGATCATCAGCATCTCCCTAgctctcacacgcacacacacagaaggggAGGGAGAATGCTATTTATGGTTTAAAAAGCCAAGATTCACTCAGGTCAATGGGTGAGGGCTGCAGGTCGACCAATCAGAgttgtcaaaaacaaataagagaTACACTCAGTGCAGTTGGACACATGCAGTGCAACGTTTTTCCAAAAGGTTCTTTACCAATCAAAGAagttttattataaaaacaattaaGTGGTTTTTTTAGTTGTTAAGTGTCCATGAACAGGTTTATATATGTTAATCTGTTGAAAAAGTAGGACCAGTTGTGCCTCCATCAAACGACAGAATGCAGGATACCCACCCATATATCCCACTGTGCCCTGCTGATAAGGCGAAGGCTGCCGGGAATTTGCACTCCAGCCAATCACTGTGACCTCAGGTAAAACTTGTTACCATGGTGACATCCTCAGCGTGATGTCAGAGGTGAAGAGCTGAGCGGCAGTTAAAGGCACAAGTCACACCATTTTTCTAAGACGGAAATCAAATTAGCAAGCAGGGGCTCGTGCCATCGGTTTGCTCGCCCTGCTCCTGTAATCCCTTCATGTTCCCTTTTGTTCTTGTAATTGCTATAAGACTACCAGCTGCTAACAGGATCCAGCATCTAAGTCTCAACAGGGAACAAATTGGCAGACTGAACctttaaatgaaatttgaatCAGTTGTAATCAGTTTTAACCAGTGGAGCATATCTATTTCTCTCACAAACTGTGAAGCATTCCAATTCATTCACCTCGGTTTTCCCAGAGATGGAGTTGGCATATAACACTtactgactggctggctgattgattgaaaaacaggagagagagagagagaaagtgcatACACTGGATTCTCTGTTTCCACTGCAACTCCCTCATCCCACTCCTCCTTTCAACATGGCACCTCTTTACAtctcaccatggcaacagcaacgtgtgtgtgtgtgtgtgtgcgtgtgtgcgtgtgtgtgtgcgcgtgcgtgtgtgtttgtgcgtgtatgtgAGGTGAATGTCATGGTTCTTTAACCACCACTAGTCTTCGTGACTCCAGGCACGTTCAGACGGTTTTTGTATTAGCTCTGAATGAAGTGGTAGACACTGAAAGCAGTGATCTCATTGGGCATGGTGATTTCAGGGTGGCAGTGGGAGAGAAGCTGTCCAGCCAAGTATTTTTTAAGTTTGGCAATTTGTGCAGATGCACCAGACCAGTGTAGAATTATGAAGAAGTGGATTTTTGAAAATCAGTCAACTGTGGGGAACAGTACCTCCGGTGCAAAAAAATGTTCCCAAAACTGCTCAACAGCAgggtctttctgtcttccttgtTCCCTTTGTTTCCCCTTAAAGATATAGTTGTACATTTTGGGAGATGAAcaaatttgctttcttgtcagGAGTTATacgagaagattgatatcactcttaCGTCTATAGGGTAAATATGGAGCAACCGCCAGCAGCCcgttagtttagcttagcaatAAGGCTGGAAATAGCtaccctggctctgtctgaaaggacaaaatgacaagtttggtatttttttggaaactttgggatctccacttgaatttaaaatacagttctatgGGTTTGAACAATTTTGCACACCATGAGTTTGTAATGACTGGCCCATAGGTGACCTGCTGCACGTTAAAAGGTTTTAAGAATTCCTGTCCGAttctttgtcctctctctttttctttctctctctgcctctgtgtgtgtgtatgtttctctGCATATTGCCAAGTACAGGAGAAGTGCCTGACCAGTTGGCCTATAACCTATTGCTCTAAATCCTAATCTAATCCTCACCTGGTCTCGGTCACCAGAGCACATTAGTCAGTCATTTAGTGTGCCTAATCCTACGTCTCCACAGTCTGACTACACGACGCTCCTCAGCTCTTGTTCTGATTTCTTTGACAATTAATCACTTAACTCTTAAGCATGAACCAcagcaagtttttttctttactgagcCACAAAATCAGCATTCTCATGAACAGATTTGGTCcatattgcactttttaaaattttataatgTTTGTCAAATTTAGGTGAATTTAGAGTGAAGGATGTGGTTTCTTAACGGTATTCTCCTGGAAAACTGCCCTGGTACAGCCTTAAGACATTTATAAAAGAATACTGTAGGGATCCATCCATTTAAATTATTCATGCTTCACCCTTGGGCCAcaatctttattaaaaaaaacagagaaagcatAATGGGATTAGCTCCgatccaaaaaaaataaataaaagaaagtcaTATGTGTATACAAgccttttattatatttagatGAAATCACAAGAAATAACTGACAAACTCCCCCACTGCTCTGCCACTGATACAATGTTGACAATAGGATTATGTTAAAGGGGCACTCAATCGGTTTTACACATCCAAGTCAGTTTACCTGTCACATGGAGGACTACTCAGCTcgtgaaaacagctgtatgaTGTCTTCAGTGGCTCTGAAAGAGCTTTGTTTAATCTGAGGCAAATAAACCCTGTTGAGGTCATCACCGCCTGAGATTTGGCATCAAAATTTTCTAATGAAAATCCTGTGTCTCCGGCAGAAAGGatctaatgaaaacacaaaattgagctgcattatgggaagtgtaggatggAGGGTTTTCAGGGATTGATCAATGatagagactaaaagtcagtcttgctgcagtgattttgaaaaatcttttcttAATCTGTGTCTTGTGAGTGTCCCAACTTTATTGAAGtacaatactaaatcactggacTACCCTATAACCTTTTTCATGTCTGATTGACAGGGAGGCATTCACTGGCCAGGCGCCATCATCACCACAACCAGTCATCTGTTAACAAGGAGGCCTTGAACACCAGGATGGTGCTCAGTGATGACTCAGCAGAGAGAGACCACCTGATCGGTCTCGGGGCCAAACTGCCTCTCAGCTCCACCAAACATCACCATTCTCATAAACATGCCCACCTAGACTTCATAGAGGAGGACCCACCTGTGGGGGAGGAGCTCACTGCCGGTGGGGCGGGTCCAGACCAGCCAGGAAACCCCTTGTCCGATGACGTCATCACCGTGGAGTTCCACAGCCTGGCGCCGGATGTTGTCCCCTCTGATGCTGCTCTGGATTGGGCGAAAGCCCCAAAACCCCAGAAGCAGAAAGGGGGAGACCCTACTGCATGGACGCTTTCGGACTTTTACGACTACCTGTCCCCTGATGACGACCTCTCGGCATTAGATACTACCCCAGAACCTGAGCCCACCCCTTCTCCCCCAGCCGAAATGGAGGACGAGAATCCACTCCTTGTTGGTTCCTCTGCTGTTCCTGACAACGTGAAGCCCAATGTGGCTAGCGGACCCTCCTCACCTGCTCCTCCCATGCCAGGGCCGGACAAGGGTGATGGGTTAAGCTTGGGTGGTGCCATAGGGACTGACGGCTGCAGGCTGGGCTTTGTACGCTCTGGAccaggggtgtgtgtgtctcagtgtgacATAGAACCCAACTTCTGCTTCAATGGAGGGGTGTGTACC is a window of Xiphias gladius isolate SHS-SW01 ecotype Sanya breed wild chromosome 24, ASM1685928v1, whole genome shotgun sequence DNA encoding:
- the LOC120786892 gene encoding chondroitin sulfate proteoglycan 5-like, with the translated sequence MARGDSRLGAWQVLLTVSLVIIPLSAHGRHSLARRHHHHNQSSVNKEALNTRMVLSDDSAERDHLIGLGAKLPLSSTKHHHSHKHAHLDFIEEDPPVGEELTAGGAGPDQPGNPLSDDVITVEFHSLAPDVVPSDAALDWAKAPKPQKQKGGDPTAWTLSDFYDYLSPDDDLSALDTTPEPEPTPSPPAEMEDENPLLVGSSAVPDNVKPNVASGPSSPAPPMPGPDKGDGLSLGGAIGTDGCRLGFVRSGPGVCVSQCDIEPNFCFNGGVCTVLAGMGAFCRCNVQDYIWNKGTRCDWAVTEFQVMCVVVGVASFVLLLLFMIIVFFAKRLHRLKNENRRLRKRSKYRPQSSEPQTDGLSVSTTADGSQPNVRKLCDTPPPAPQAHTHNLAYYDNIICQDEPQKQEEPAKSPQPKEEGSMNILNSHSPKHENNRPTSVVHDHGHTPNNTEENAEVNMLQNNLV